The Streptomyces sp. NBC_00286 nucleotide sequence GCGGGGATCGGTCGTACGCAGCGACTCCGCGACGGCGGCGATACGGCGGGCCGCCTCGTCGGTGCGCCGCCGCTGGTTGTCGCGATGCTCCAGCAACGCGACCAGTCCGGCCACGAGCGCCACCGCGAGTACGGCCGACAGCACGCCCACCGCTGCCCGTGCCCGGCGCGCCGAGTGGGCGGCGGCCTGGCGTTCCGCGTCGCGGGCCTCGAAGGCGGCGACGAGGAACTCCCGTTCCGCCACGGTCAGTTCGGGGTCGCATGCGGGGTTCGGGAACAGCTCTTCCGCTCGGGCCAGGCGGACGCCCCGGTACAGCGTGCCCGGGTCACGTTCGTGCTCCAGCCAGGCGCGGGCCGCCTCGGTGAGCGCCCGGTGGTGGCGCAGCCGCTCGCGGTCCTCCTCGATCCAGCCGTGCAGCCGGGGCCAGCGGGTGATCAGCGCCTCGTGGGCGAGGTGGACGGTCTCCTCGTCTGAGGTGAGGAGGCGGGCGCGGGCCAGCCGCTCCACCACCGGCGGCACGTAGGGGCACGCCCACGAATCGAGTTCGGCCCGGTTCAGCGGGCGCCGGGTGTCGGAGGTCCCGCGCCCGGGCTCGACCATCCGCAGCAGAAGACGGCGGGCCGCGTCCGCCTGGGCCGCGGTCAGCTGCCCGTACACCTCCTCCGCGCTGGCCGCGATGGCGCCGCCCACCCCGCCGGCCGCCTCGTACGAGGCCAGGGTCAGCAGCCGGCCGCGACGCCGCCGCCAGGTCTCCAGCAGCGCGTGCGAGAGCATCGGCAGCCCGCCCGGCTGGTCGAGGACCTCCTCGACGATCCGGGCGGTCAGCTCCCGCTCCACCAGCAGACCGGCCGCCTGCGCCGGTTTGACGACCGCCTCCCGCAATTCGTCCGCCGTCATCGGCCCGACCAGCAGCGCGGCGCCGCGCAGCATGTCCGCGAGTTCCCGGTGCTCGGCGCACCGGGCGTAGAAGTCCGCCCGCACCGCGATCAGCACCCGCAACCGGCTGTCCGGTTTCCGGGCGGCCAGCAGCAGGTCGATGAAGCGGGCCCGCTCGGCCTTGTCCCGGCACAGGGTGAAGACCTCCTCGAACTGGTCCACCACGACCCAGCTCTCCGGCTCGTCCTCGGCCGGGGCCAGCAGGTGCTCGTACCGGGCGGCGGGCCTGTCCCCCGGAGTGAGGATCCGCAACACCGCCGGTCTCCCCAGCTCCGCGATCTCCTCCTGAAGACGCGGGATCAGCCCGGCCCGCAGCAGCGACGACTTCCCGCTTCCGGACGCCCCGAACACCACCGCGAACCGCTGCTCGGACACCAGCTCGCACAGCTCGTGGACCAGCCGGTCCCGGCCGAAGAACAGGTCACGGTCGGCGGGCTCGAAGCGCGCGAGACCCCGGTACGGCGGCGCCGCGTCCTCGTCGGTCTTCTCGTCCGCGGGGCTCTCCGCGGCCTCCGTCTCGGCCGCCTTCCACCGCGGCTCCCACTCCTCGGGTTCGCCGCCACAGGCTCGTACGTACCCCTGGACCACGGCCAGCGACGGCAGCCGCTGCCCGGCCGCCGCCTGCGACAACGTCGTCGCCGAGAACCCCGCCGCCTGGGCCATGGTCCGGTACGACGGGCAGCCCGCGGCCTTGCGCAGCTGCCGCAACTCGTGGGCGAGGCGCTGCACCGGACCGGCAGCCGGATCCACCGTTCTTTCGGGACGTCCCACGAAGCCGTCCCCTTTCCTGTGGCAGTACGTGGCGTTACGTGTCTCTGGCAGTGCATGTCTGTTGTCCGTACGCACCTATGGCCGTACGTGGCTGTATGGCTGGCGAAAACGCCGTTCAGGGCGGCAAACGTACGGACCGCACCACTCGGGCGTGAACCCATTCCCGATGTGACATCGACCGTTGACAACGGCGACGAAACGGCCCGGCAAACAATCCAGTGCTGTCCACGAGGTTGATTGCCCTGGTGGAAGGGACGTGCCAATCAACGCTCCGGTTGCAAGCGTCGGTCAGGCACGACGCTCATTGCACACAAGGAGAAGCACATGAGTCCTGACATCGTTGTAGGCAGCCCTCCGGGCGGCCGACGCACCAGAACGACCATCGCAACCGCCGGCGCGGTACTGCTCGCGCTGCTCCTGGCCCTGCTCAGCCCCCTCGGTGCCACGAAAGCCTTCGCGATCGACGACGCGAACGACGTCGACTGGGACGTCAGCGGAGGCCGGGCCGGCTACCAGCAGATGATCAACGATGTCCGCGGCCGAGTGAACGAGAAAGCGATCTACGGCAACGGCGCACAGACGGTGTGGGCCACCGAAACGACCACCGACGACTTCTTCCTCGTCAACGTGTACGACGGGCCGAACCTGCTGACCCGAATCGTCATGAACGCCCACAACCTGTACGTGCAGGGCTTCTACAATCCCCGCGACCACACCTACCGCTACACCTCGGACGCGACCCTCCAGAACGTGAACTGGCTGCCGTCTTCGTCCACGGAACCGAACTCCGCAGAGGTGCTCCCGTTCTCGGGCAGCTACACCGCCAGCAATGGCCTGCCCGGCTACGCCGGCCAGACCAGAACGACGCCGATGTTCTCCACCCGCGATCTCCGGGACAACGCGAACGCGCTCAACAACCCGCCAGTCGTAGAAAACGACAGGAATGCCGCAGACCGCGCCAGGGCCGGGGCGCTCCTGTGGTTCGTGGAAGCCATCGCCGAAGGTGCCCGGTTCCACGCCATCTCCGACCGGATCATCAACGGCTGGACCGACGACTGGGGATACCGCTTCGATGACTCCGACGTGGGCCTGGTGACCAACTGGCAGGTGATCGGCGAAAACCTCCAGCGGCGCATGCGCGACACCACTGTGGCGCCGACCGCCCCGCAAGGGAGGTACGACTTCAGCACCTTCGCCGCCACCGCGGCCGTCCTCGCCCTTGCCATGTGGATATCCCCTACCTCCTGACCGGCAGACAGCTGATGCGTCGGCCCTCGGACGGCCCACCGGAGAACACCGGTGGCCGCCCGAGGGCGCTGCCGTGCGATGCCAGGCGGTCCACAGTGGCCGAACCCGGGCTCCTGGAGTTGGTGGGGCGGATGCGGGGTTCCTACTGTCGGATGCCCGCGGACATCACGAGCTCACTCCGTGATCAGTCACGCGGGTGCGGATCGTCGGTGCCCTGGGGCGTCGGACGCGGCCAGGCGCGGCCCGTGATCCGTTCGATGTCGGTGTTGAACTGCCGCAGGTCGGCGACGAAGCGCTGCAAACGCTCGGGCTCCCAACCGGCGACGACCTGGGTCAGGCCGTTGATGATCTCCTCGCGCTGCGCGGCAAGACGCTTCACGCCCTCTTCGGTGAGCCGGAACTTCCGGGCCACCCCGCCGTCCGGATCCAGCGTCCGCTCCACCAGGCCCTCCCGCAGCAGCGCCGAGGTCTGCCGCGTGAACGTGGACGCGGCGAGCCCGAACGCCTCGACGAAGTCCGGGATCGACATCGGTCCCTGCACTTCCAGCCTGCTGAGCAGCGCGTAGGCGCTACGGTCCAGGGCGCCCCCGCCGCGTACGCCACGCGGTGTCGACGACTCCCGGTTCCGCGTCAGGATCAGCAGCTCACGCTCGATGCGCTCCCCCGCCTCTCGGGCATCCACGCCGATCTCCCTTTGCCTGCACGGACGTTGGCGACAGGTGCGCTGCTCGCGTCACCGTCTCTTCCACCCTACGTCGATAATGCGCCATGCATGAAAAGTGCATGATGCACTATTGATGCATCATGCACGACGTACGTATCGTGCAACACCGTGAACGCGCCGTCGTCGGCGTCATCGCAGGCGTCGTCGACCTCGTCGGCACCGTTGTCGCACCACACCTCCCCCACGAGGAGACGCCAGATGAGCCAGAACGACCAGGTCATCCGTCTGCCGATACCCACCGAAGGCCCACTGGAGCCGCCCGCCGAATGGGAGCAGTTGCGCGGCCAGTGCCCGGTGGCCACCGTCGAACTCCCCAGCGGAGACACCGGCAAGCTCCTCACCCGCTACGACGACGTCAGAAACCTCCTCACCGACCCCCGCTTCGCCCGCCCCACCACCGAGGACAACAGCGCCAGGGTCGCCCCCGAAGGAGCAGGCGGCTCCGCCGCCACCGGCGACTACGAACTGGCCATCCCCGACAACGGCGAACCCCACCTCAGGTGGCGGCGACAGGTAGGCAAGTACTTCACCGCCAAACGCATGAGGGCACTACGCACCGGCATGACGGAGACGGCCGAAAACCTCATCGACGCCATGGTCGAACACGGCCGGCCCGCCGACCTCAAGGCCGCCCTCGGCTTCCCCCTCCCCGTGTACGTCATCTGCGACCTGCTCGGCGCCCCCGCCGACGACCGCGAACGCTTCTCCTACTGGTCCGACGCCTTCCTCAACGTCACCCGCTTCTCCAAGGACGAGACCCGCACCGCACACACCGAGTTCATCCAGTACATGAGCGACCTCATCGCAGCCAAGCGCACCGAACCCGGCGAAGACCTGCTCAGCATGCTGATCAAGGAAAGCGAGGCAGAAGGCGAGGGAATGACCGACGCCGAACTGCTGAGCACGGGGATGGGCCTCCTGGTCGCCGGCCACGAGACCACCGCCAACATGATCGGCAAGATGATCGCCATGCTCCTCACCGACCGCTCCCGCTGGGAACGCCTACTCGCCGACCCCACCCTCATCCGCACCGCGGTCGACGAAGCACTCCGCTACGACGCCAACCTCGGCACCTTCGGCATCCGCCGCTACCTCACCGAAGACACCAACATCAACGGAGAACAACTCCCAAGCGGCACCACAGTCTTCTGCGCCCTGTCCTCCGCCAACCGCGACGAGAACACCTTCACCAACCCCGACGACATGGACCTCACCCGCACCCCCAACCCCCACCTGACCTTCGGCGCCGGCCCCCACGCCTGCCTAGGCCAATCCCTCGCCCGCACCGAACTCCAAGTCGTCCTGGAAACCCTCCTCCACAAACTCCCCACCCTCACCCTGGCCGCCCCCACCGACGAACTACAACGAGTGGAAGGCCTACTGGTCGGCGGCCTACGCGAGGTCCCCGTGCGCTGGTAGCGAGCAGGAAGGAGGCCAAGAAACATGAAGATCAGCGTGGACGAGACGAAATGCTGCGGCGCCGGCCAATGCGCCCTGATCGCCCCCGACATCTTCGACCAGCGAGAAGAGGACGGCATCGTCACCCTCCTCGACCCCGAACCACCCCAGAACCAGCACCCCACCGTCCGAGAGGCGGCCGCCGTCTGCCCGGCCGCCGCCATCACACTCGACGACGCATGAACCCCGCGGGCGTGTTGTACCTATTCATGGAACCCCCTGCGGGGCGCCTGGTGGTCGCGGAGCTGCACCGCCGGACGATGAAGACGACCGACGGCCACGCCGCCCGAGAGACCCTGACGCACCCGCTGTTCACAGCCCTCGCCACCGATCAGGAGGTGCGGGACTGCCGTGCGCTCCTCGTCGACTGCGCGCTGGGAGCCGGGTCGCTCCCCAGCGAGTTGCGCGGCCAGCTCGCCAAGGCGCTGCGCAAGAGCGATCACGTGATTCGAGAAGACTTTGCCCATCTGGGGCAGGCGTACACAATTGGGCAAGAATGATCTTGATGGCAGCGAGTTGGAAGGCTCGTCACGTGGCGCTTCCCGGCAGCGGATACCGGCCAGATCGGCATGCTCCGCGCGTAGTCGCTGACAGACACCCCTTCGTCAGCGCATCCGGCGAGTCGGCCGTGCGAGCGGCGAGTGAGGCACCAACTGCGGTGCACGCCACCGTGCCGCGCGGAGCATGCCCTCGGGGCCTCTGACAGTCCTGTCCGCGCTGCACCACGGAGCCGATTCGCGGCCGCTGATCCCCGTTCGTACGCGCGAGACCCGCTCTGCCGCCCCGTCAAGTCACTGAGAAAAACGACCTATTTATGAATACCGCCCTCCCTCGATCGCATCACCCGGCTTCTGTAGGCCCACACCAGACCCTCGAACTTTTGTACGAAGATACGCCCATCATGGCCCGTGACGGCTCCTTGATCAGGCACGTTCTTGAGACACCCGAACTCGCCGTCCCGAACGTCCCGCCGGCCTGCGGCCCGTGGGTAAGCGGCCCGACCTGCGTGCCGCCTTCCTCGACGGCTACAGCCCACGGGCACGTCAGCCCCTTGGATACACGCATGCGGCGGCGGTGGGAGGGAATTCGGACGAAGGTGACCGGGCATGACCCCTCAGCCGCATAGATGTGTCCTGATATTCCAGGGAGGCCCCCGATGAAGTCCGGCGACATTCCCGTGCTGACCAGGCTCTCCGACTCGCATCACGCGATCCCCTCCGCCGACGAGGACGTTCGGGGCCGGAAGGTGACCGACCGCTCCGGAAACGAACTCGGCAAAGTGAGCGACCTGATCATCGACGAGGAGGAGCGTAAGGTCCGCTTCCTGCTCATGGAGCACGGCGGCTTCCTGGGCATCGGCGAAAAGAAGAGCTACATACCGGTCGACGCCGTGGCCGACGTGGCCGAGGACGAGATCCGCATCGACCGTACCCGGGACGATGTCGTCGACGCGCCCGAGTACGACCCGGAGCTCGTGGACCAGCGCGAATATTACGACCGGGTCTACACCCACTACGGATACGCCCCTTTCTGGGGCACCGGCTACATTCCCCCGCGCTTTCCCTACCGTGTGTGAGCGCCGTGCGCGCGGACACTCCATGCCCCTCATCAGGGTCCGCGCGTGGAGCGCTGACGGTGGGCGCCGCACAGCATTTCAAGCCATGCCCAACCGAACGGGCCGGGACGGCAGACCACATCGAGGGGCCCGCGATGTGCGGCTCACTCAGTACAAGGCCTGGTGAGACGCTACTGGTCGGCTCACCGCTGGTCTCTACGTGTGGCCTGAGCTGATGGCCCTGTGGCTCTGGTCGGCCGACCTGCCATGATCATCTCGGCCGCCTCGACGCGGACCGCGGACATGCCCACGCGGCGGCGCGTCACCCGCCCAACGGCCACGGCCCAGACACCCCGGCCGCATCCTCCAACGGGCGGCTCGCGCGACCAGCGTTGACACGGGCGTTCGGCCGCCACCACGTTGTCCGGTGCTGACCAGATGTTCGAGGGCAAGACGGACAGCTGCGTCCGCACGGTCTTCCGCCCTGACGGCTGAGCTGACCGGCGCAGCAACACGTTCCCGCCCTCACGGCTTCGTTTGACGTTCGCGCTGGTGGTGACCTGGCTGTCCATGACCGCAATGCCTCCTCGTCTCCGGATGAAGCGGAGCCGGGGCCTGGGGCTGCTGGACCCTCTGAACGGGGAGCCGCGGGCCCATGCGGTGATCGACGCACTCCGGACGGGGATACGGTCGCTGCCGCTGGGGCGCGGCCGGGACGTGCTGCACTACAGGTGGCTGGGGCACCCGGTGCTCTGTGCGAGGTACCGCTGTCCGAGGGCACGGTTGGTGCGGCCGCTCCCGTGCCCCTGGCACGTCAGCGCCTTTCGGCCCTCGATGGACGGAGCTGGAATGTGGGTACTCGTTGATGCGCATCCGGAGATCACGCAACCTCGGAGGTGACAGGAATGACGACCTCTCCCCGATCATCCATGGAAACCCATCCCGACATCCTCGACATGCGCATGCGCCACGAGATGGCCGAGCGCGCGGCGACCACCCCCCAGGCGCAGGCCGTGGAGACGATGGCTCTCCTCACGGGCCTGTATCTGGCGGCGTCGCCGTGGATCGCGGGGTTCAACGGCTTCACGACGCTGGCCGTCAGCAACCTGATCGTCGGCATCGCCTATGCGGTCCTGATGAGCGGTGGCTTCGGGCGTGCCTACGAGCGCACGCACAGCATGGCGTGGGCGGCCTGCGCCCTGGGCGTGTGGACCATCATCGCCCCCTGGGTCGTGGCAGGTGACGTCACCTCTACGAGGTCCATCGTCAGCAACGTCATCGTGGGTGTCGTCGCTCTGCTGCTGGGGCTGGCAGCCAGCGCCGCCGCCCGCCAAGCCGACTCACGTCGGTCAACCGGCCGAAACCGCGACATGCCGGCTGCCTAGAGGCCTGCCGGAGCCGGCTTGGCTTCATCGCGCGACCCTTACGCCCCGCTCACCGGCGACGGGCGGGAACCGAGCGCGGCTCCGGCGACACTCGTCCGGCGACTGACGCCTCCTATGGACCGCCGGCCTCGGCGGCCCATAGGGATGGGGGGAGTCACGGACGATCGGCGGGTTTCCGCGTGTACAGATCCAACTGTCGGCGAGTGAGCAGGCACGCCAGTGTGCTCACTCGCGGCGGCCTGCGCGAGAGCCGCAGGCCGCTGCTCGCGCCAGGCGGACCGTCGCGGCGTACGTCCACAAGCGGCAACCATCACCGCTGAGCATCTGACCATCACCGCCAGCTCCAACCGCCTCACGCCTGTACGCCAGCACCCAGGTCATCCCGCTCGGGCTCGGAGCCAGTAAGCCCGAGCGGTGCCGATACGGCACAGCGTCGTCAACGCGAGGATTCACGCCCGGACCAACGCGTGATCAGGAATTTCGATACAGCCCAACCGCCGTCGCCCCCCTTTCAGCCCGCATTCGCCCGTCCCGACAGCGCCGCGCCCACCCGGGCCGCGTGCGAGATCAGGGCCGCTTCGGAAGGGGAAGACACATTGTCTTCACCGACTGTTTCCTCGGGGCACAACGGGGCAACAGGCGACCGGGTGCGAAGCGCGCCCCAGCCAGGTTTGTCGCCGTACGGACGCAAACGGGCCCGGCCTCCGGGCGATCTTGCTTACGGTCCCACAGGATGGTGCCCGGTTGCCCGGCCGCGGAAATGACCACGTGGGCAGCCGTTTCCCGATGCGCGGCGGGCCGTACCGGCCGCCAGACCCCCAGGAGCACCCCCCATGACAGTGATGACGGACGCGCTCGTACCGGCATTGGAAGACGCCCGCGAGGCGCATGAGGCGGTGGTCGACCGCTTCCGGACCGATGCGACCATCACGCCGCCCGGCCCCTACCGGCACATGCTCGAAGAACAGGTGCACGACGTCCAGGACAGCCTTCAGCGCATCGAGCACCACGTGCGCGAGCTGCAGCCCCGCGGCCTCGTCGGGGACACCGTGGATATCGCGCGGTACATCGCGCGCAGCACCGTGCGCACCGCCATGCTGCCGCTGACCATCGGATCCGCGATCGTGACGGACATGCTGCGCGGCCGGCAGCCGAACGACGAACGGCGCCTGCTGAAGAACGCCGAAGACGAGTACGCGGTCACCGCCCGGGCACTGGCGGCCTGCCGGGCCGGACAGACCATCGCGGAAGAGATCCACGAGAAGGCCACCGCCGACCTGCTCGCCGCACTGCGCCGCCAGGACGAGGAACTGCTCGCAAGACTGGACGACAGTCTCGCCGATCGCGCGCGGACCGTGGCGGCCTCCGCCAACGGCTTCGGCGTGGAGAACGGCGGTGGCCTGACCGACGCGGCCGCCCGCACCGTGCGGACCGTCGCCGACCGGGTGCAGGATGTCGCCCGCAGTAGCGGACGGCGGGCCCGGGGTGCGGCCGAGGGCGCGGTGCGGGAAATGCCGGAGCCGACCCGGACGGCCGAAGAGGTCCAGGGTGCGGTGACCCGCGAGGAGGAATTGCCGATCGCCCGCTTCAGCCAGCTCAGCGTCGACGAAATCACCCAGCGGCTGCGCACACTCTCCCAGTCGGACCTGACCGTGATCGAGGGATACGAACGAGCCCACGGCTACCGGCGTCCGGTCCTGGACGCCATCGAGGAGCTGCGCGGCCCTGAGCCCTGGGACGGCTACGACACCATGGCCGAGAACCAGATCACCGCCCGGCTGCACGATGTTCCCTCCAGCGTCGCCCGCCAGGCCCTGGAGTACGAACGCCGCCACCAGCAGCGCCAGAAGGTCATCTCCGCCGCCGCAGCACGCACCACCCCGTGAGTCAAACAAGCGAGCCTCTGCCGCCGGGCGGGTGATGGCAGGGCAGCTCCGCCCTCTCCTGGAGCCCGGAGAAGGAAATCATGAACAGTCCTGGGGCCCGCCCTCACCGGCCCCAGGACTAGGGTCATCACAGCGCCCATCGCGTCGGAACCGTACCTAATGTCACTTTGG carries:
- a CDS encoding SPW repeat protein, with the protein product MTTSPRSSMETHPDILDMRMRHEMAERAATTPQAQAVETMALLTGLYLAASPWIAGFNGFTTLAVSNLIVGIAYAVLMSGGFGRAYERTHSMAWAACALGVWTIIAPWVVAGDVTSTRSIVSNVIVGVVALLLGLAASAAARQADSRRSTGRNRDMPAA
- a CDS encoding cytochrome P450, coding for MSQNDQVIRLPIPTEGPLEPPAEWEQLRGQCPVATVELPSGDTGKLLTRYDDVRNLLTDPRFARPTTEDNSARVAPEGAGGSAATGDYELAIPDNGEPHLRWRRQVGKYFTAKRMRALRTGMTETAENLIDAMVEHGRPADLKAALGFPLPVYVICDLLGAPADDRERFSYWSDAFLNVTRFSKDETRTAHTEFIQYMSDLIAAKRTEPGEDLLSMLIKESEAEGEGMTDAELLSTGMGLLVAGHETTANMIGKMIAMLLTDRSRWERLLADPTLIRTAVDEALRYDANLGTFGIRRYLTEDTNINGEQLPSGTTVFCALSSANRDENTFTNPDDMDLTRTPNPHLTFGAGPHACLGQSLARTELQVVLETLLHKLPTLTLAAPTDELQRVEGLLVGGLREVPVRW
- a CDS encoding ribosome-inactivating family protein, with the protein product MSPDIVVGSPPGGRRTRTTIATAGAVLLALLLALLSPLGATKAFAIDDANDVDWDVSGGRAGYQQMINDVRGRVNEKAIYGNGAQTVWATETTTDDFFLVNVYDGPNLLTRIVMNAHNLYVQGFYNPRDHTYRYTSDATLQNVNWLPSSSTEPNSAEVLPFSGSYTASNGLPGYAGQTRTTPMFSTRDLRDNANALNNPPVVENDRNAADRARAGALLWFVEAIAEGARFHAISDRIINGWTDDWGYRFDDSDVGLVTNWQVIGENLQRRMRDTTVAPTAPQGRYDFSTFAATAAVLALAMWISPTS
- a CDS encoding MarR family winged helix-turn-helix transcriptional regulator, translating into MDAREAGERIERELLILTRNRESSTPRGVRGGGALDRSAYALLSRLEVQGPMSIPDFVEAFGLAASTFTRQTSALLREGLVERTLDPDGGVARKFRLTEEGVKRLAAQREEIINGLTQVVAGWEPERLQRFVADLRQFNTDIERITGRAWPRPTPQGTDDPHPRD
- a CDS encoding PRC-barrel domain-containing protein encodes the protein MKSGDIPVLTRLSDSHHAIPSADEDVRGRKVTDRSGNELGKVSDLIIDEEERKVRFLLMEHGGFLGIGEKKSYIPVDAVADVAEDEIRIDRTRDDVVDAPEYDPELVDQREYYDRVYTHYGYAPFWGTGYIPPRFPYRV
- a CDS encoding ferredoxin; its protein translation is MKISVDETKCCGAGQCALIAPDIFDQREEDGIVTLLDPEPPQNQHPTVREAAAVCPAAAITLDDA